In Thermotomaculum hydrothermale, a single genomic region encodes these proteins:
- a CDS encoding outer membrane beta-barrel protein, which yields MLGDHTIKAGFDYSHYKYDDYFFRYQGGRISFYGNYYDFIAWADDDPDTNPRKFYKYTQAFSDIDGRVDYNADEYALYLEDQWQVTDKLFITYGLRWEAQYYDDMINPNPALTNVDLPDYTGYTAGGYNLQQIPDDSDNIAPRFALTYDIKGDGSQLIRFGAGYFYSRTPSLLVANAMLTNGINVIRMDFYPGDELFPHDLSDRINPSELTPENQRAPSVFVFAPDFENPVTFKTSLSYEAKLNENWKFGIDLKYTRGYHFERKLDVNLGIKDADHDGVQDTDDCGRLLWDSRHRPNRDFNQIIMFKSDAESKASSITFRIEKRYADRWSMFASYTLTSAYDNDTNERSVSSSSSFPTNPANLNDDWGRSDYYHKGMFKLSFTVDIGWGIKLSGYHRFYTGRPWSAYAGYDANGDYYRNDRACVDGVVEARNTRRQPNFAQTDLRLAKVFKVWRGHTLEFMIDCFNVFDRANRWTTNYDIRRSYFGTLNHSTYTPRTFQLGLKYRF from the coding sequence ATGCTTGGAGACCACACAATTAAGGCTGGTTTCGATTATAGTCATTACAAATATGACGACTACTTCTTCAGATACCAGGGTGGTAGGATTTCTTTCTATGGCAATTACTATGACTTTATTGCATGGGCAGACGATGACCCAGATACAAATCCAAGAAAATTCTATAAGTATACTCAGGCATTTTCAGATATTGATGGAAGAGTTGATTACAATGCTGATGAGTATGCTCTCTATCTTGAAGACCAGTGGCAGGTAACTGATAAATTATTTATTACATACGGTTTGAGATGGGAAGCACAGTACTATGATGATATGATAAATCCTAACCCAGCATTAACAAATGTTGATTTACCTGATTACACAGGTTACACAGCTGGTGGATACAACCTCCAGCAGATACCAGATGATTCTGATAACATTGCCCCAAGATTTGCTTTAACTTATGATATTAAAGGTGACGGAAGCCAGTTAATCAGGTTTGGTGCTGGGTACTTCTATTCAAGAACACCTTCCCTTTTAGTTGCAAATGCAATGCTTACAAATGGTATTAATGTTATTAGAATGGATTTTTATCCTGGGGATGAGCTCTTCCCACATGATTTAAGTGATAGGATTAATCCATCTGAATTAACACCTGAAAACCAGAGAGCTCCTTCTGTATTTGTATTTGCTCCTGATTTTGAAAACCCTGTAACTTTTAAAACATCTTTAAGCTATGAAGCTAAACTTAATGAGAACTGGAAGTTTGGTATTGATTTGAAATATACAAGAGGTTATCACTTTGAAAGAAAACTTGATGTAAACTTAGGAATTAAAGATGCTGACCATGACGGTGTTCAGGATACTGACGATTGCGGAAGATTACTCTGGGATTCAAGGCACAGACCTAACAGAGACTTCAACCAGATAATTATGTTTAAATCTGATGCTGAATCAAAGGCATCTTCTATTACATTTAGAATTGAAAAAAGGTATGCTGACAGATGGTCAATGTTTGCTTCTTATACATTAACAAGTGCATACGATAACGATACCAACGAAAGAAGTGTTTCATCCTCTTCTTCATTCCCAACAAACCCGGCTAACTTAAATGATGACTGGGGAAGAAGTGATTATTACCACAAGGGTATGTTTAAACTCTCCTTCACTGTTGACATTGGCTGGGGAATCAAACTCTCTGGTTACCACAGATTCTACACTGGAAGACCATGGAGTGCATATGCAGGTTACGATGCTAACGGTGATTACTACAGAAACGACAGAGCATGTGTTGACGGCGTTGTTGAAGCAAGAAACACAAGAAGACAGCCTAACTTTGCTCAGACAGACTTGAGGCTTGCAAAGGTATTCAAGGTATGGAGAGGACATACCTTAGAGTTCATGATTGACTGCTTCAATGTATTTGATAGAGCAAACAGATGGACAACAAACTATGACATTAGAAGATCCTACTTTGGAACATTAAACCATTCTACTTACACACCAAGGACATTCCAGTTAGGTCTCAAATACAGGTTCTAA
- the dnaJ gene encoding molecular chaperone DnaJ, with amino-acid sequence MKDYYAILGVDRDASFEEIKKAYRKLALKYHPDRNPSPEAEEKFKEISEAYAVLSDPEKRRRYDSGGFDSMDIDFEDLFGGFGSIFDVFFGGGSKRNYRDRYSPRRGNDLQYTLQITLEESFKGTVKEIEIERYDICEHCQGRGLDANSKVTTCPNCGGRGSVVYQQGFFTMKTTCSRCNGSGTIISNPCKFCGGKGRILRRKRVKIKIPAGVDNGDTLRIQREGEAGINGGDYGDLYVVISIKEDRIFSRKGQDLFLEIPITFSQAALGDKIRIKYFGEEVEINIPPGIQSGDLIEVKGKGFPEVGKDKRGSLFVKAIVKTPKKLSQEMKKLFEQLSELEKKEQPSLWEKLKNVFVKKSV; translated from the coding sequence ATGAAAGACTACTATGCAATATTAGGTGTGGATAGAGACGCATCATTTGAAGAAATAAAAAAGGCGTACAGAAAATTGGCGTTAAAATACCATCCGGATAGAAACCCTTCCCCGGAAGCAGAAGAAAAATTTAAAGAAATATCAGAGGCTTATGCTGTTTTGTCAGACCCGGAAAAGAGAAGACGCTACGATTCTGGTGGGTTTGACTCTATGGATATTGATTTTGAAGATCTTTTTGGCGGATTTGGTAGCATTTTTGATGTGTTTTTTGGTGGCGGTTCAAAAAGAAATTACAGAGATAGATATTCACCTCGTAGAGGGAATGATTTACAGTACACCCTCCAGATCACCTTAGAGGAAAGTTTTAAGGGGACAGTAAAGGAAATTGAGATTGAAAGGTATGATATTTGTGAGCATTGTCAGGGTAGAGGGCTTGACGCTAATTCAAAGGTAACAACCTGTCCAAATTGCGGGGGCAGAGGCTCGGTAGTTTATCAGCAGGGTTTTTTTACAATGAAGACAACCTGTTCAAGATGTAATGGAAGCGGAACAATAATTTCCAATCCTTGTAAATTTTGTGGTGGTAAGGGGAGGATTTTAAGAAGGAAAAGGGTAAAAATAAAGATTCCTGCAGGGGTTGACAATGGTGATACTTTGAGAATTCAAAGGGAAGGAGAAGCTGGGATAAATGGAGGAGATTACGGAGACCTCTATGTTGTAATAAGTATTAAAGAGGATAGGATTTTTTCCAGAAAAGGACAGGATTTATTTTTAGAGATTCCCATAACCTTTTCTCAGGCTGCATTAGGAGATAAAATTAGAATAAAGTATTTCGGAGAAGAGGTGGAGATAAACATTCCACCTGGTATCCAGTCTGGCGATTTAATTGAAGTTAAAGGCAAAGGATTCCCTGAGGTTGGGAAGGATAAAAGGGGTTCTTTATTTGTAAAGGCAATTGTAAAAACTCCAAAAAAATTGTCTCAAGAAATGAAAAAATTGTTTGAACAGTTAAGTGAGCTTGAGAAGAAAGAGCAGCCCTCTTTGTGGGAAAAGTTAAAGAATGTATTTGTTAAAAAAAGTGTATGA
- a CDS encoding tetratricopeptide repeat protein has protein sequence MAFFLLIAILIFSPYGFNLFASIEKGYRVKDFTMWERVLTEPRVIFHYLSLIFFPYFKRFAINYNYPLSHSLISPFTTLLSISGIILLTIFAFVCKRKYLSFFTGFFLIALTIENSIWPLDIAYEHRMYFPMVAISAIIGYLFVKFENKKLIPALIIFLIAINTINTFMRNTQYKNYTTILKQDLRLYPNNVRALYNMYSMKLKEKKGKEAINYLKKCLDLTPNVYNVYASYADYLAGTESTKSAIEYLKKILETKKDLDKPHLIMWKIAKLYEKENNQKKALKWYSNAMKKHPSSIKIRRDFGLFLFNNGNYYYGYLNMAKAYELDNYQPLTVYYLAKMTKILKMQDKFQFFSEFYKLLYQKGKYYNLPEPIF, from the coding sequence TTGGCATTTTTCCTGCTTATTGCTATTTTAATATTTTCCCCATACGGCTTTAACCTCTTTGCTTCTATTGAAAAGGGTTATAGAGTAAAAGACTTTACAATGTGGGAAAGGGTTTTAACAGAACCGAGAGTTATATTTCATTATCTATCTCTCATATTCTTTCCATACTTTAAAAGGTTTGCAATAAATTACAATTATCCTCTTTCCCATTCGCTTATTTCTCCTTTTACAACATTACTTTCAATTTCAGGAATTATTTTGCTGACTATTTTTGCATTTGTTTGTAAGAGAAAATACCTCTCTTTTTTTACAGGTTTTTTCCTGATAGCACTGACAATTGAAAATTCAATCTGGCCTCTTGATATAGCTTATGAACATAGAATGTACTTCCCGATGGTTGCAATAAGCGCAATTATTGGGTATTTATTTGTAAAATTTGAAAATAAAAAATTGATACCAGCATTAATAATATTTTTAATTGCCATCAATACAATAAACACCTTTATGAGAAATACACAGTATAAAAACTACACCACCATCCTTAAACAGGATTTAAGGCTGTATCCAAACAATGTAAGGGCTTTATACAACATGTACTCAATGAAGTTAAAAGAGAAAAAAGGGAAAGAGGCAATTAATTATCTAAAAAAATGCCTTGATTTAACCCCTAATGTTTACAATGTTTACGCCTCTTATGCAGATTATTTAGCCGGTACAGAATCTACTAAATCTGCAATAGAATACTTAAAAAAGATACTTGAAACAAAAAAAGATTTAGATAAACCTCACCTTATTATGTGGAAAATTGCAAAACTATACGAAAAAGAGAATAACCAAAAGAAAGCATTAAAATGGTACTCTAACGCAATGAAAAAACACCCTTCTTCAATAAAAATAAGAAGGGATTTTGGGCTTTTTCTATTTAACAACGGAAACTATTATTATGGATATTTAAACATGGCAAAGGCTTATGAACTTGATAACTATCAACCATTAACAGTATATTACCTTGCAAAAATGACAAAGATTTTAAAAATGCAGGATAAATTTCAATTTTTTTCAGAATTTTACAAATTATTATATCAAAAGGGGAAGTATTATAACCTCCCCGAGCCAATTTTTTAA
- a CDS encoding glycosyltransferase family 39 protein, with protein sequence MKKKYFLFAFVLLILVFFGFWDVIQNPQVYYDDINNIFNLTIASKTFNLETIKKVLIFHFGGFRPVSYFSFYLNYLFWGRGTENLFPFIITNVIIHFFNSLLVFFVSMKLTKDNYRISFFVSILWALSPVNSLAVDYIVQRMTELMFFFGMLSFYCFLKYLEKRKKAFLLLTAVFFVLSVLSKENGVLFLPLFFVYLVWFDFLKIDIKKLYLLFILLYVLFLVFAANYFYPQAIVRGFTPWERFLTESRILLFYLKTLLLPLPSDIFLYVDFSVSRNLFHPFSTFVSSLLLILLFFASLYLYKKDRLISFGILGFFIFHSIEASTIPLYIAFLHRNYAPSFFLYFAMVSFFFKYVRRDFFRYTVLFSIACVFVFVLKIHNSSYSSPFYYLSQNYKSFPNNKDLCAALGIRYSKTGQYKKALDLYIKSFKPDKLENRIELVLGAFFNMGCYQCVINMRGLVKGAVIYQIIGKSYKKMNKFNKAEQYFKESLKIEFSKNTLFSYLDLLAKQGRFKDILVLINRYEKKIGQFELTYMYKINSYIELGEFEKAKPLFDKLTSKKVYLWLKGKYFLRKGKISEAIETLNKIEIKVLSPPNVFIQLQKVLLLSDAYEKAGEYDKALNLLKDYSKKGFFKDIIEKQIETIKRDREKNGKALPE encoded by the coding sequence ATGAAAAAAAAGTATTTTCTTTTTGCTTTTGTTTTATTAATTCTGGTTTTTTTCGGGTTCTGGGATGTTATACAAAACCCACAGGTTTATTATGATGATATAAATAACATTTTTAATCTAACAATAGCCTCTAAAACCTTCAACCTGGAAACAATAAAAAAGGTTTTGATTTTTCATTTCGGTGGTTTTCGTCCTGTATCATATTTTTCCTTTTATTTGAATTACCTTTTCTGGGGAAGGGGAACTGAAAATTTATTCCCCTTTATAATTACAAATGTAATAATTCATTTTTTTAACTCTCTGTTAGTATTTTTTGTTTCTATGAAACTAACAAAGGATAATTATAGAATTTCCTTTTTTGTATCAATTCTATGGGCACTTTCTCCTGTGAATTCTCTTGCTGTTGACTATATTGTTCAGAGAATGACAGAGTTGATGTTTTTTTTCGGTATGCTTTCCTTCTATTGCTTTTTAAAGTATCTGGAGAAAAGAAAAAAAGCGTTTTTACTATTAACAGCTGTTTTCTTTGTGTTGTCGGTTCTTTCCAAGGAAAATGGGGTCCTGTTTTTACCATTATTCTTTGTTTACCTGGTTTGGTTTGATTTTTTAAAAATTGATATAAAAAAGCTTTATCTTTTATTTATATTGTTATATGTTCTTTTTTTGGTTTTTGCGGCAAATTATTTTTATCCTCAGGCTATTGTAAGAGGTTTTACCCCCTGGGAGAGATTTTTAACAGAGTCAAGGATTCTCCTTTTTTATTTAAAAACCTTGCTTTTGCCTCTTCCTTCGGATATTTTTTTATATGTTGATTTTTCTGTTTCAAGAAATCTTTTTCACCCATTTTCAACTTTTGTTTCATCTTTGCTTTTAATCTTGTTGTTTTTTGCTTCGCTTTATTTATATAAAAAAGATAGATTGATATCTTTTGGGATTTTAGGTTTCTTTATCTTCCATTCAATAGAGGCAAGTACAATTCCTCTTTACATTGCTTTTCTCCATAGAAATTATGCGCCTTCTTTTTTCCTGTACTTTGCAATGGTTTCCTTCTTTTTTAAATATGTAAGGAGAGATTTTTTTAGATACACTGTTTTATTTAGCATTGCTTGTGTATTTGTTTTTGTTTTAAAAATCCATAATTCCTCTTATTCTTCTCCATTTTATTACCTTTCCCAGAATTATAAATCGTTTCCCAACAATAAAGATTTGTGTGCGGCACTTGGAATCAGGTATTCAAAAACAGGGCAGTATAAAAAAGCACTCGATTTATATATTAAGTCTTTTAAGCCAGATAAATTAGAGAACAGGATTGAGCTTGTATTGGGGGCGTTTTTTAATATGGGTTGTTACCAATGTGTAATTAATATGAGAGGGTTGGTGAAAGGTGCAGTTATTTATCAGATTATAGGAAAGTCTTACAAAAAGATGAATAAATTCAACAAAGCAGAGCAGTATTTTAAGGAATCTTTAAAAATTGAGTTTAGCAAGAATACACTTTTTTCCTATCTTGATTTACTGGCTAAGCAGGGAAGGTTTAAAGATATTTTGGTTTTAATAAACAGGTATGAAAAAAAAATTGGGCAATTTGAGCTTACCTATATGTATAAAATAAACTCTTACATTGAATTGGGAGAATTTGAAAAAGCTAAGCCTCTTTTTGATAAATTAACCTCTAAAAAAGTTTATTTGTGGCTAAAGGGCAAATACTTTTTGAGGAAAGGAAAAATAAGTGAGGCAATTGAAACTTTAAATAAAATTGAAATAAAGGTTTTGTCTCCTCCAAATGTTTTTATTCAACTACAAAAAGTACTTTTGCTTTCTGATGCATATGAAAAAGCAGGTGAATATGATAAGGCATTAAATTTACTGAAGGACTATTCTAAAAAAGGCTTTTTCAAAGATATTATTGAGAAACAGATTGAAACCATAAAAAGGGATAGAGAGAAAAATGGAAAAGCTTTACCAGAATAG
- a CDS encoding phosphomannomutase/phosphoglucomutase, with protein sequence MVNREIFRKYDIRGVVGKDLTDETVKLIALGFGTFLKKKLNKERLTVLLGGDARKSTPEFKEIFKNALNSLGISVLDCGQVPTPIVYFGANILDVDGGCQITASHNPPEYNGFKPLIGKDSLMAEEIQEILEIIEKAEYKNFFVENFNPENKTVDLVSEYKKYFSDNFPADLGKGLKVVLDAGNGIAGIVAPDIFKSIGCEVIELYCDVDSTFPNHHPDPTVEKNMLDLIEKVKTENADLGIAFDGDGDRIGVVDDRGEIIWGDMLLTIFALSILKEKKKGTFIGEVKCSQVFYSEVAKAGGKAIMYKTGHSLIKKKMKEVGAVLAGEMSGHMFFADRYFGYDDAIYAGVRLIEILKKEERKLSEIYADLPKTVSSPEIKVDCPDSKKFKVIEKIQKALIEKQVEIDGLENVITVDGVRMEFLNGWGLIRASNTQPVLVLRFEGYTEQDLNEIKEKTIALLNTFLPQV encoded by the coding sequence ATGGTAAACAGAGAGATTTTTAGAAAGTATGATATTAGAGGAGTTGTTGGTAAGGATTTAACAGATGAAACAGTAAAACTAATTGCTTTAGGCTTCGGCACTTTTTTAAAAAAGAAATTAAATAAAGAAAGGTTGACTGTTTTGTTGGGGGGAGATGCAAGGAAGTCAACCCCTGAATTTAAAGAGATATTTAAGAATGCTTTAAACAGTTTAGGGATTAGTGTTCTTGATTGTGGGCAGGTACCAACTCCAATTGTTTATTTTGGTGCAAATATACTTGACGTTGACGGTGGTTGTCAGATTACCGCATCTCATAATCCACCTGAATACAATGGGTTCAAACCCTTAATAGGCAAAGATTCTCTTATGGCAGAGGAGATTCAGGAGATTTTAGAAATTATTGAAAAAGCTGAATACAAAAACTTTTTTGTGGAAAATTTTAACCCTGAAAACAAAACTGTTGATTTAGTCTCAGAGTATAAAAAATATTTTTCAGATAATTTCCCAGCAGATTTAGGAAAAGGATTGAAGGTTGTTTTAGATGCAGGTAATGGTATTGCAGGAATTGTGGCTCCAGATATTTTCAAATCTATTGGATGTGAAGTTATTGAACTTTACTGTGATGTTGATTCTACATTTCCAAATCACCATCCAGACCCAACAGTTGAAAAAAATATGCTTGATTTAATTGAGAAAGTAAAGACTGAAAATGCAGACCTTGGAATAGCATTTGACGGTGATGGGGATAGAATTGGAGTTGTTGATGATAGGGGAGAGATAATCTGGGGAGATATGCTGTTAACAATTTTTGCCTTATCTATTTTAAAGGAGAAAAAGAAGGGTACTTTTATTGGTGAAGTAAAGTGTTCCCAGGTTTTCTATTCAGAGGTGGCAAAAGCAGGTGGAAAGGCAATAATGTACAAAACAGGCCATTCCCTTATAAAGAAAAAAATGAAAGAGGTAGGAGCTGTTTTAGCAGGGGAAATGAGCGGGCATATGTTTTTTGCAGATAGGTACTTTGGTTACGATGATGCTATATATGCTGGGGTAAGGCTTATTGAAATTTTAAAGAAGGAAGAAAGGAAACTTTCTGAAATCTATGCTGATTTGCCAAAAACAGTTTCTTCCCCTGAAATAAAGGTGGATTGTCCAGATAGCAAGAAATTTAAGGTTATAGAAAAAATTCAAAAAGCTCTCATTGAAAAGCAGGTTGAAATAGACGGGCTTGAGAATGTCATTACAGTTGACGGGGTTAGGATGGAGTTTTTAAATGGTTGGGGATTAATAAGGGCTTCAAATACCCAGCCTGTGCTTGTGTTAAGGTTTGAAGGATACACTGAACAGGATTTAAATGAAATAAAAGAGAAAACAATAGCCTTATTAAATACCTTTTTGCCCCAGGTTTAA
- the nrdD gene encoding anaerobic ribonucleoside-triphosphate reductase, whose protein sequence is MNKSKFDSFEDKTIFVKGSNQEITPWDRTKIIAILMDESGLPFSVAEKIAEDVQKIVFSSNLKTVSSSLLRELVNSKLIEYGYSKILNKTRRLGLSTSDVKEVISNAMPYKTYAPVSPMLSSNYIAETVKRQFSAFNIFPEKIVNLHYEGKIHINGINGIDRLYSVALDVSKLLTFKYAGDNFFVNKPNNVKDFFENLIKTLLFLNNFVNSSIFIFGIEKVFKYFKVTEEGADFFIDFLKHVESLFLSDKPLKIFLKDKNLMVKAARFYSQNFCLKSEIATKKASYVPSRNISISDSFVDNSYFVMENVTLNLPGIALQAKLKSKDFFKELKTYLESAFIVFGKKGIFIEKMLMTKGQSVLDFLKKLGFNPLASYNTISICGLQECISLLKEKHKFNGEDLTFANDIFVFLKESIENLKEKYKFNVLISDSDQTDTAYRFARLDLKFEPYYIGKVVKGDISYGGIFYSHNASFLSNPYFDIYEAIDVEENLKKYFDFPFKTVVKLLDFDNVKISLRDRGYRYLMLTQDFSVCYHCTVMKSGIYKSCPECLSDEVFNYFYLYSNYAPFSKLNRGLRVMMDNIVYYEEFTI, encoded by the coding sequence ATGAATAAATCAAAATTTGATTCTTTTGAAGATAAAACAATATTTGTTAAGGGAAGCAATCAGGAGATAACCCCCTGGGATAGGACAAAAATAATAGCCATACTGATGGATGAAAGCGGGTTGCCTTTCAGTGTTGCCGAAAAGATTGCAGAGGATGTCCAGAAAATTGTTTTTTCCTCCAATTTAAAGACAGTTTCTTCCTCTTTGTTGAGAGAATTGGTAAATTCCAAATTAATTGAATACGGTTATTCAAAAATTTTAAACAAAACAAGAAGATTGGGCTTGTCTACTTCTGATGTAAAGGAAGTAATTTCAAATGCTATGCCTTATAAAACTTATGCTCCGGTTTCTCCCATGCTTTCTTCAAACTATATTGCAGAAACTGTAAAAAGGCAATTTTCGGCTTTCAATATTTTTCCGGAGAAAATTGTAAATTTGCATTATGAGGGAAAGATTCACATAAACGGGATAAATGGAATAGACAGGCTCTATTCTGTAGCTTTAGATGTTTCAAAATTGTTGACTTTTAAGTATGCTGGGGATAATTTTTTTGTAAATAAGCCTAACAATGTGAAAGATTTTTTTGAGAACTTAATTAAAACCCTCCTGTTTTTAAACAATTTTGTAAATTCTTCAATTTTTATTTTCGGAATTGAAAAAGTTTTTAAGTACTTTAAAGTTACAGAGGAAGGTGCTGATTTTTTTATAGATTTCCTTAAGCATGTTGAAAGCCTTTTTTTGTCTGATAAGCCTTTAAAAATATTTTTGAAGGATAAAAACCTGATGGTAAAAGCGGCGAGGTTTTACTCTCAAAATTTCTGTTTAAAATCTGAGATTGCAACTAAAAAAGCAAGTTATGTGCCTTCAAGAAATATATCAATATCAGATAGTTTTGTTGATAACTCATATTTTGTAATGGAAAATGTTACATTGAATTTACCTGGAATAGCTTTACAGGCGAAATTAAAATCAAAGGATTTTTTTAAAGAGTTAAAAACTTACCTTGAAAGTGCTTTTATTGTTTTTGGCAAAAAGGGGATTTTTATTGAAAAAATGCTGATGACCAAAGGTCAGAGTGTTTTAGACTTCTTAAAAAAACTTGGATTTAATCCTCTGGCTTCTTATAACACTATTTCAATTTGTGGTCTACAGGAGTGTATTTCTCTGTTAAAAGAAAAGCATAAATTTAATGGTGAAGATTTAACTTTTGCAAATGATATTTTTGTTTTTTTGAAGGAGTCTATAGAGAATTTAAAAGAAAAATATAAATTCAATGTTTTGATTTCTGATTCTGACCAGACGGATACAGCTTATAGATTTGCCAGACTTGATTTGAAATTTGAGCCTTATTATATAGGAAAGGTGGTAAAGGGGGATATTTCTTACGGGGGTATTTTTTATTCCCATAATGCTTCCTTTTTAAGCAATCCGTATTTTGATATTTATGAGGCTATTGATGTAGAAGAAAATTTAAAAAAATATTTTGATTTCCCTTTTAAAACAGTAGTAAAACTACTTGATTTTGATAATGTTAAGATTTCGTTAAGGGATAGAGGGTACAGGTATTTGATGTTGACACAGGATTTTTCGGTTTGTTATCATTGTACTGTTATGAAAAGCGGAATTTACAAGTCATGTCCGGAATGTTTGAGCGATGAAGTTTTTAATTACTTTTACCTTTACTCAAACTATGCTCCCTTTTCAAAATTAAACAGGGGCCTCAGGGTGATGATGGATAATATTGTGTATTATGAGGAGTTTACTATCTAA